The Desulfovibrio sp. JC022 genome window below encodes:
- a CDS encoding ATP-binding protein, whose product MKDSLRFKISIGTGLILLLFFFLLGYYIVDSQKRQLEDSLYEHGNRIASLTARSCAEYLPRFSFFLVEDLALSIEQSPQVAFCEIFNREGNAILQSGNIVSKSHTSKNKPSYGADVLIVSKPIISGNENIGRVEIGMKLDQVRNKINENTISLIVLFSACMLCTIIALDAFFQRILISPLRMLANNTRKIARRKFVTVDVGSRMDEIGILALNFNHMSRNLESLYKNLEVNVQERTHELESANRKLVKAIAKSEAMAVEAAKGTRAKSQFLAAMSHEIRTPMNAILGMAEILADSHLDDGQKRFVEILQESGESLLHLINEILDLSKIEAGEIAFEKKNLNLDRIIGKAFKVTAHAGHGKGLELAYNIKRDVPEQLLGDPSRLQQIFVNLIGNAIKFTERGYVVVEASLAQNHMSDAASSLAIHLEVKDSGIGIEEDKLESIFDRFTQADSSTTRKYGGTGLGLSICKSLCEAMGGRIWLESRKGFGTTIHLEMPFEKDPRISIENSPLRGKSILIINDQDYSRQALAIRMSTRTKRISKALNMEEGRSYIENSLKSNSPYDLVIVRGGIHGWKRQRTLDELRSMEVDENKIIMSSTVGQDDIEDFTGSVLLAPLDMYSLEKAAQKALSEKPELHPIATQSQGKMRPLDILLIEDNKANCMLIQLFFKDLPHNLRIAHNGEEGFGEASAHSFDLIFMDIEMPIMDGYECTKRIRDWEIRAERKPSIIVALTAHALTEAKERILRAGCDSFLTKPISKDKIISTINEFCNPYFS is encoded by the coding sequence ATGAAAGACAGCTTAAGATTTAAAATATCCATAGGCACAGGCCTCATCTTGTTGCTGTTCTTTTTTCTGCTGGGCTACTACATTGTAGATTCCCAGAAAAGACAGCTTGAGGACAGCCTCTATGAACATGGCAACCGCATTGCCTCTCTGACAGCCCGTTCTTGCGCGGAATACCTGCCAAGATTCAGTTTTTTTCTGGTGGAAGACCTTGCTTTATCCATTGAACAGTCTCCACAGGTGGCCTTCTGCGAAATATTCAACCGCGAAGGCAACGCCATCCTGCAATCAGGCAATATTGTCTCTAAATCCCATACCTCCAAAAACAAACCTTCCTACGGAGCCGATGTACTGATTGTCTCCAAACCGATTATCAGCGGAAACGAGAATATTGGAAGAGTCGAAATCGGCATGAAGCTGGATCAGGTCAGGAATAAAATTAATGAAAACACGATCAGCCTGATTGTCTTGTTCAGTGCCTGCATGCTCTGCACCATTATTGCGCTGGATGCTTTTTTCCAACGCATACTGATATCCCCGCTGCGCATGCTGGCCAACAACACCAGAAAAATTGCCCGCCGCAAATTCGTTACCGTGGATGTCGGTTCACGTATGGATGAAATCGGGATTCTAGCCCTAAATTTCAACCACATGAGTCGCAATCTGGAAAGCCTCTATAAAAATCTTGAGGTTAATGTACAGGAGCGGACCCATGAGCTGGAATCCGCAAACCGCAAGCTGGTTAAAGCCATTGCCAAATCAGAGGCCATGGCTGTTGAAGCGGCCAAAGGAACCCGCGCCAAATCACAATTTCTGGCCGCCATGAGCCACGAAATACGCACCCCCATGAACGCCATTCTCGGCATGGCTGAAATCCTTGCTGATTCACATCTGGACGACGGACAAAAAAGGTTTGTGGAGATTCTACAGGAATCCGGTGAATCTCTGCTCCACCTGATCAATGAAATTCTCGACCTGAGTAAAATTGAGGCCGGGGAAATAGCCTTTGAGAAAAAGAACCTCAACCTTGACCGCATCATCGGCAAGGCCTTCAAGGTCACCGCCCACGCCGGGCACGGAAAAGGTCTGGAACTTGCCTACAACATAAAACGCGATGTGCCGGAACAACTTCTGGGTGACCCCTCAAGGCTGCAGCAAATTTTCGTCAACCTTATCGGCAATGCCATCAAGTTTACGGAGCGGGGCTATGTTGTTGTGGAAGCATCCCTTGCCCAGAACCATATGAGCGATGCTGCCAGCTCTCTGGCAATTCATTTGGAAGTCAAAGACAGCGGGATAGGCATTGAAGAAGATAAACTGGAATCTATTTTCGACCGATTCACGCAGGCCGACTCCTCCACTACCCGCAAGTATGGCGGAACCGGGCTCGGACTTTCCATTTGCAAATCCTTGTGCGAAGCCATGGGCGGCAGAATCTGGCTTGAAAGCCGCAAAGGATTCGGCACCACCATCCATCTGGAAATGCCTTTTGAAAAGGACCCGCGCATTTCCATTGAAAACTCCCCTCTGCGCGGAAAATCCATCCTGATTATAAATGATCAGGACTATTCCCGTCAGGCTCTTGCCATACGCATGAGCACAAGGACAAAAAGAATAAGCAAAGCCCTGAACATGGAGGAAGGACGCAGTTACATTGAAAACAGCCTGAAATCGAACTCCCCCTATGATCTGGTTATTGTCCGGGGAGGCATCCACGGCTGGAAACGCCAGCGGACTTTGGATGAATTAAGGAGTATGGAGGTAGATGAAAATAAGATTATCATGAGCTCCACCGTAGGGCAGGATGACATTGAGGATTTCACCGGCAGTGTCCTGCTGGCTCCTCTCGATATGTATTCCCTTGAGAAGGCAGCCCAAAAAGCTCTGAGCGAAAAGCCGGAACTTCACCCTATTGCAACCCAGTCGCAGGGCAAAATGCGCCCTCTGGATATCCTTCTGATAGAGGACAATAAGGCGAACTGTATGCTGATCCAGCTTTTTTTCAAAGATTTGCCCCATAACCTTAGAATAGCCCATAATGGAGAAGAAGGATTCGGAGAGGCCAGTGCGCACTCATTCGACCTGATTTTTATGGATATTGAAATGCCCATTATGGACGGTTACGAGTGCACCAAAAGAATCAGGGATTGGGAGATTCGTGCAGAAAGGAAGCCGAGCATAATTGTTGCGCTTACCGCCCATGCCCTGACCGAGGCTAAAGAAAGAATTCTCAGAGCCGGGTGCGATTCATTTTTGACCAAACCCATATCCAAAGACAAAATCATCAGCACCATCAACGAATTCTGCAACCCGTATTTCAGTTAA
- a CDS encoding NirD/YgiW/YdeI family stress tolerance protein: MSVLFLLLLVIVAAAATSETLDFKSKDVTTVAEARVSGADTKAVVKGHIVRKINDNKYVFQDKTGEIIIDLSPKAGSLPIDSTAEVEIEGRVEQDLVFAGIEAQKISVIN; this comes from the coding sequence ATGAGCGTACTTTTTCTTTTACTTCTGGTGATCGTGGCAGCGGCAGCAACTTCCGAAACTCTGGATTTCAAATCCAAAGACGTAACCACTGTTGCTGAAGCGCGTGTGTCCGGTGCAGATACCAAAGCTGTTGTAAAAGGACATATCGTCAGAAAGATCAATGACAATAAATATGTATTTCAGGACAAGACCGGTGAAATCATCATCGACCTCAGCCCCAAGGCGGGATCCCTCCCCATTGATAGCACCGCTGAGGTAGAGATTGAAGGCAGGGTCGAGCAGGACCTCGTCTTCGCCGGAATCGAAGCCCAGAAAATATCCGTTATCAACTAA
- a CDS encoding RluA family pseudouridine synthase has translation MSNSELLDIVYADRKIVVVNKPSGLLSVPGRGPENQDCVVTRVQKMFPECRKFPTVHRLDMDTSGLLVLGLTARAVRELVEQFQKRQVKKRYIALLDGIVKEDSGVIEMAFRLDPYNRPYQVYDPIHGKLGITHWRKLGIEDGKTRVEFTPHTGRTHQLRVHSAHPQGLGCPIVGDRLYGSGTAPGQLKLHAGYLCFEHPKTKEKMEFEIEPLF, from the coding sequence ATGAGCAACTCAGAACTTCTCGATATTGTCTATGCAGATAGAAAAATAGTTGTGGTCAACAAACCCAGCGGCCTGCTCTCCGTCCCCGGACGCGGCCCGGAAAATCAGGATTGTGTTGTCACTCGGGTCCAGAAGATGTTTCCTGAATGCCGTAAGTTCCCCACCGTACACAGGCTGGACATGGATACTTCCGGCCTGCTGGTGTTGGGCTTGACTGCACGGGCAGTGCGCGAACTGGTGGAGCAGTTTCAGAAAAGGCAGGTAAAGAAACGCTACATCGCCCTGCTGGACGGCATAGTAAAGGAAGATAGCGGTGTAATAGAAATGGCTTTCCGCCTAGATCCATACAACCGCCCCTATCAGGTCTACGACCCGATCCATGGCAAACTGGGCATAACCCACTGGCGCAAGCTCGGCATTGAAGACGGCAAGACCCGCGTGGAATTCACCCCGCACACCGGACGTACCCATCAATTAAGGGTCCATTCCGCCCATCCGCAAGGTCTGGGCTGTCCCATAGTAGGTGACCGCCTCTATGGTTCCGGCACAGCACCGGGACAACTCAAGCTGCACGCCGGCTATCTCTGCTTTGAACATCCCAAGACCAAAGAAAAAATGGAATTCGAAATCGAACCATTATTTTAG
- a CDS encoding FAD-dependent oxidoreductase, whose product MATEQICISGLEEGARIESRILEERIQKAVADGARKLEIDAMGQHGIGGRLWISKEEPIEIDVIGTSGQRLGSKGFPGTVINVHGSVSDDVGWLNAGAEIIVHGNGSNGACNAMAQGKVIVNGDIGARGMTMTKTNPRFDPPELWVLGGVGDYFAEFMAGGTAVVCGFEPQNAENVLAFRPCVGMVGGRIFVRGPHGEFSTADAILEPITDADWEWLCDNLKENLAKIGREDVYDSLTERKEWQLIRAKSPFEKTGRKRRSMSEFRSQVWDGELGQGGLIGDLTDLDRSPVPLITSGELRRFVPVWENRKYQAPCQSSCPTGMPVQRRWQLVRDGLVDEAVDLALAYTPFPATVCGYLCPNLCMEGCTRGVKDLLSVDITKLGREGVNSPAPELPPLSGKKVAVIGGGPAGISVAWQIRRKGHEAVVYDMSDKLGGKITSAIPSSRIPKEVLDSELERVAKVIPHVHMQKKLTADDFAELRQNSDAVVLAIGAQKPRIIPIPGHERITPALDFLKSAMKGKAEVGEKVVIIGAGNVGCDVATECSRLGAKDILLIDIQKPAAFGKERDEAEEVGAKFRYPCFTQEVTEEGVVLKSGEVLPADTVIMSIGDTPDIEFLPDTIALDRGHIVVNEDYQTTEPGVYAIGDAVRPGLLTHAIGHGRETAETLDEVFTGKRPHAEPKDVIDYKRMTLEYFDPRLTEFKDFQECAQECSSCGSCRDCGLCETVCPQAAISRKGLEGKDFEMACDAEKCIGCGFCANVCPCGIWNLVENSPMG is encoded by the coding sequence ATGGCAACAGAACAAATATGCATCAGCGGTCTTGAAGAAGGCGCCCGTATTGAATCCCGCATCCTTGAGGAACGGATTCAAAAAGCGGTTGCCGACGGAGCCCGCAAGCTCGAAATAGACGCCATGGGCCAGCACGGCATTGGCGGACGACTCTGGATTTCCAAGGAAGAACCCATTGAGATTGACGTTATCGGTACATCCGGTCAGCGTCTCGGTTCCAAGGGCTTTCCCGGTACTGTAATCAACGTTCACGGTTCGGTTTCCGATGATGTGGGTTGGCTTAACGCCGGTGCTGAAATTATCGTCCACGGCAATGGTTCCAACGGCGCATGTAACGCCATGGCGCAGGGTAAAGTCATTGTTAACGGTGACATCGGTGCCCGCGGCATGACCATGACCAAGACCAACCCCCGCTTTGATCCGCCCGAACTCTGGGTACTCGGCGGAGTTGGTGACTATTTCGCAGAATTCATGGCCGGCGGTACCGCGGTCGTCTGTGGCTTTGAGCCTCAGAACGCTGAAAATGTACTCGCTTTCCGTCCCTGTGTCGGAATGGTTGGCGGTCGTATTTTCGTACGCGGACCCCACGGAGAATTCTCCACTGCCGACGCTATTCTCGAGCCCATCACCGATGCGGATTGGGAATGGCTCTGCGATAATCTCAAGGAAAATCTCGCTAAAATCGGTCGCGAAGACGTTTACGACTCCCTGACCGAACGCAAGGAATGGCAGCTCATCCGCGCCAAGTCTCCTTTTGAGAAGACCGGGCGCAAGCGTCGCTCCATGTCTGAGTTCCGTTCCCAGGTATGGGACGGCGAACTTGGACAGGGCGGGCTTATCGGCGATCTTACCGATCTGGACCGTTCTCCTGTGCCGCTGATCACTTCCGGCGAACTGCGCCGTTTTGTTCCGGTCTGGGAAAACCGCAAATATCAGGCTCCCTGTCAGTCATCCTGCCCTACCGGAATGCCGGTCCAGAGACGCTGGCAGCTGGTCCGTGACGGCCTTGTTGACGAAGCCGTGGACCTTGCCCTTGCATATACTCCTTTTCCCGCAACTGTTTGCGGTTACCTCTGCCCCAACCTCTGTATGGAAGGTTGTACCCGCGGCGTGAAAGACCTGCTTTCCGTGGATATTACCAAGCTGGGCCGCGAGGGCGTGAACAGCCCCGCACCTGAGCTGCCGCCCCTTTCCGGTAAAAAGGTTGCGGTTATAGGCGGCGGTCCCGCCGGTATTTCTGTCGCTTGGCAGATTCGCCGCAAGGGACATGAAGCAGTTGTTTACGACATGTCTGACAAACTCGGTGGCAAGATCACTTCCGCCATTCCTTCCAGCCGCATTCCCAAGGAAGTGCTGGATTCCGAGCTTGAGCGCGTAGCCAAGGTCATTCCCCACGTGCACATGCAGAAAAAACTTACTGCTGACGATTTTGCCGAACTGCGCCAGAACAGCGACGCCGTAGTTCTCGCCATCGGTGCCCAGAAGCCGCGTATCATCCCCATTCCCGGACATGAGCGCATTACCCCGGCTCTTGATTTCCTCAAGTCTGCCATGAAGGGTAAGGCTGAAGTGGGCGAAAAAGTGGTTATCATCGGTGCCGGTAACGTTGGTTGTGACGTTGCTACTGAATGTTCCCGTCTCGGTGCTAAAGATATTCTGCTCATTGATATTCAGAAACCTGCCGCTTTTGGTAAAGAGCGCGACGAAGCAGAAGAAGTCGGGGCAAAATTCCGCTATCCCTGCTTTACTCAGGAAGTTACCGAGGAAGGCGTGGTGCTCAAGTCCGGGGAAGTTCTCCCGGCTGACACTGTGATCATGTCCATCGGTGATACCCCGGATATCGAGTTCCTGCCCGATACCATAGCTCTTGATCGCGGTCATATCGTGGTTAACGAAGATTACCAGACCACCGAACCCGGTGTTTACGCCATCGGTGATGCTGTGCGTCCCGGTCTGCTGACCCACGCCATCGGGCATGGTCGCGAGACTGCCGAGACTCTTGATGAAGTCTTCACCGGCAAGCGTCCTCACGCTGAACCCAAAGACGTCATTGATTACAAACGCATGACTCTCGAGTACTTCGACCCGCGTCTGACCGAATTCAAGGATTTTCAGGAATGTGCTCAGGAATGTTCTTCCTGCGGTTCCTGTCGTGATTGCGGTCTGTGCGAAACAGTCTGTCCGCAGGCTGCGATTTCCCGCAAGGGTCTTGAAGGCAAGGATTTCGAAATGGCTTGCGATGCTGAAAAATGTATTGGTTGCGGTTTCTGCGCCAATGTATGCCCCTGCGGTATCTGGAATCTCGTAGAGAACAGCCCCATGGGTTAA